The following nucleotide sequence is from Anaerococcus sp. Marseille-Q7828.
AAAGGAAAAAGTTCACTAATAATATTTGATCGACACGCAAACTTAAAATATAAATATGGAAACAGACATTTCTGGTGTAGAGGTTATTACGTAGATACAGTAGGGCGAAATGAGAAAATGATAAAAGAATATATACAAAATCAACTAAAAGAAGACTATTATGCGGATCAAATAAGTATCAAGGAATACTATGACCCGTTTACGGGAGAGTCAGTAAAAAGAAGCAATAAATAAACTGCTTAAGCAGAAGCTGAGAAAGTGGTGCATGTGGAGATAATACTCGGAGCCCCAATAGGGGCGTGCCGGTATTCGCGCCTTCTAGGCGCTGTGGAAACTACCAGCTAAGCTGGTAGTTCTGATTTTTAAATCATTTTTTTCTAACTGATCAATAATCAAATCTAAATTGTTATATACCTATAAAAATACTTGAAAACACAAAATAAGAGCCACCCACAAAAGGTGACTCCCCCAACCCTTATCCAAACCATATAAAGAGGTGCCTTAGATGAGTACTCCCATCACACTTCTACTCACAGAAAGACTTTTCTGCTTTCTAACTAGTCACGGTCATTATACCACAAAAAAGAGCCGACACTGTTGCCGACCCTAATATATTGCCATCGATATATATTATATCATCTTCAATTCTTTTTTTAAAGCTTCTTGCAATAAAAGTGAGAAATTAATATTATTCTCAATCCCAGCTTCATTAAGATAACTTGGTATAGTTAAAGTTTTTTTAACATTTTTAATACTAGATTTCTTTACATAATCCGTCAAATCTAAAGAAACATAGTTTTTAAAACTACCTTCATATAAAAAGTATTCTTTATCTTCTTCATCTATCTTTAATTCAATATCATCTATACTAGATGCCTTTGGTATATCGTTAGGCTTGGTATAGTATTCAAACAGATATGCCCCTAACGCATCCTGAGCCATTTTTAAAGCATCATTAACGCTATCACCATAAGTAACACATCCCTGCAAATCTGGAAAAACTACAGTAAACGCATCACTATCTTTTTCTTTTAAAAATAAAGCAGGATAATTAACAAACATATGCTCACTCCTAGTATTTATTTTGGTAAGGAGGGGCTATTTTAGCCCCGCTTGTTTCAAGATTACGTGTTCAGTACCCTTGGGTAAATCCTTACCCCCATGGTCAGGTACTATTGTAACCTTACCAGTCTCAAAGTTTTTGAACTTCTTATGAGATCCATCTCCTGATGGTACATAAGTAAATCCGTTTTTCTTTAAGAACTTAATCATTTGCTTTGACGTCATCGGCATAATGATTTCCTCCTTACAATAATAATTGTACGTACTAACACGTATAATGTCAAGCTTTAATATATTATTTTTTCTAATCAAAACTACCTTGATTAGCTGGTAGTTTTGATTTTTTTAAGTGTTGAATTTATACTAATTTTTAGCTGTTCTGGTAACTTCAAAATTAATTTGACAATTAATAATTAGAATTTTTTTACTTATATTTTAAAATAGCTAAGATTTAAAATCAAAATAGAAATCATAATCTATTTTCTTCGCTCACATTTGTCAGTTGAAAGAATGCAAAAAGAGCAGGGTCCTTGCCCTGCTCTTTTAAGTTAAACACATGCGTTTTATATTCCTTTTACTCACCTACATTTTACAATAATTACTTGAATTTTAGAGTCTTACGGATAATTTACAAGTATGATTCTCTTCTTAGAATTTTTTCTCCCACTTAATATTATCCATTTCATAAAGAGTGCCTATAATACTTGATTTAAATAGACTTTTCTCACTATAGACTCTACTTGTCATTACATATTGTCCATCATTGATAAAAATTTCGACCGAAGATGTGTCTGAATATATGCTTATATTATCTATTTTTTCGATTCTTATTTTTCTCTTATCTCTACCGTATCCGCATCGGCCTAGTTTAAGGCTTAGGATTTGATCTTTGTATGTTAATTTTGCATCATACCTTAAATTTATCTCAAATTCTTCATTGATTCCCTCTGCTAGAAATTCAAATTGATCTATAAAGTATTCTAGATGTTTTTTTATTTCAATTTTTTCTTTTCTTAAGGATTCTATTTCCTTTATTGGTTTTTGGAGAAGTTTATTGTCTCTTGTTTTTAGCTCTCTAGGCAGAGTCAATGCGTGTTGCCAGTTATTTTTAACTGTCGGATTTGTGTAAGAGGCATCTGGCATGCCCATCCATCCAATTAGGATTCTTCTGCCACTTTCATCTTCGAATGTTTGTGGAGCGTAGAAATCAAATCCATAGTCTAGTTCAACAAATTCTCCTAGCCTGTATGCTTTTGCTTTTAAGTCTATGTCTATTGGAAAATATCCTGATTGGTAGATATTTTGGTATTTGAATTCTTCACTTTTCAAGCCTTGTGGAGATACCATAAGGAATTTTTTACCATCTATTTCAAAGAAATCTGGACATTCCCACATATAGCCAAAGGCGTAGTTTGTGGTAATTTCCATATGGTAGGAAAATTCTTCTAAATCCTTTGATTCATAAACTATGACCTTGCCCTTATCATTTTTATCTCTGGCTCCCAAGAATAGATAGTAATTTCCGTCTTCTTCATAAATCTTTGGATCTCTGACATGTCTAGTCAAATCCTTTGGATAGTCATCATTTGATAGAATTAATTCTTTTTTATCGTAAGAAAATCCATCTTCTGATACGATTTTGATTGTGTTGTGGTCGCGACCATCATTGATATAATCGTAATTGCCGGGATATTTGACATTGCCTGTATAAAAAAAGTTTATTTTACCATCTATTATAAATGCAGAGCCAGAATAAGCTCCATCTTTATCAAGACTTGTATCTGCAAATATAAATGGTTCATGGTAGTTATAATTTATAAAGTCTTTTGTTGTAACATGTCCCCAAATAATATTTTTCCTAATGGCATGAAGTGGATCTGCCTGATAATATATATGATAGGTCCCATCAACTTGGCAAAGTCCATTGGGATCATTGAGCCAGCCTGTGATAGGGCTTATATGGTAACTAAGATTAAATGGGTCATTAATCTTTTCTTCTATTTTATTTCTATCAAATTCTTTATTAAAATATTCTTTGCTGTACATTAACTAATCCTAATTATATGATCTCCTACTTCTTTTTGACCTTGATCTACACTTATTGTTCCTTCCACATCCATCAAGACTAGCATAGTTTGTGTTGAGTATCCTGCCTCTTTAATTACTTGAGGGTCCATTTCCATAAGCAAGTCCCCTTTTTTGACTTCATCCCCTTCACTTACAAAAGATTTAAATCCCTTGCCTTCTAAGTTTACTGTATCAATTCCTGCATGAATTAGGATATTGATACCATTTGAAGTTGAAAGTCCAATAGCATGTCCTGTAGGAAATACTGTTTCTACCTTACCATCACAAGGAGCAAAAATTTGATTAGATCCTATGTCAATTGCTACACCATCTCCAAGGGCCTTTGAGGCAAATGCTCCATCTTCTGATTCACTTATTGGTTTTACTAGCCCTTTCATAGGTGAAAATAG
It contains:
- a CDS encoding type II toxin-antitoxin system HicB family antitoxin, whose translation is MFVNYPALFLKEKDSDAFTVVFPDLQGCVTYGDSVNDALKMAQDALGAYLFEYYTKPNDIPKASSIDDIELKIDEEDKEYFLYEGSFKNYVSLDLTDYVKKSSIKNVKKTLTIPSYLNEAGIENNINFSLLLQEALKKELKMI
- a CDS encoding type II toxin-antitoxin system HicA family toxin: MPMTSKQMIKFLKKNGFTYVPSGDGSHKKFKNFETGKVTIVPDHGGKDLPKGTEHVILKQAGLK
- a CDS encoding glycoside hydrolase family 32 protein yields the protein MYSKEYFNKEFDRNKIEEKINDPFNLSYHISPITGWLNDPNGLCQVDGTYHIYYQADPLHAIRKNIIWGHVTTKDFINYNYHEPFIFADTSLDKDGAYSGSAFIIDGKINFFYTGNVKYPGNYDYINDGRDHNTIKIVSEDGFSYDKKELILSNDDYPKDLTRHVRDPKIYEEDGNYYLFLGARDKNDKGKVIVYESKDLEEFSYHMEITTNYAFGYMWECPDFFEIDGKKFLMVSPQGLKSEEFKYQNIYQSGYFPIDIDLKAKAYRLGEFVELDYGFDFYAPQTFEDESGRRILIGWMGMPDASYTNPTVKNNWQHALTLPRELKTRDNKLLQKPIKEIESLRKEKIEIKKHLEYFIDQFEFLAEGINEEFEINLRYDAKLTYKDQILSLKLGRCGYGRDKRKIRIEKIDNISIYSDTSSVEIFINDGQYVMTSRVYSEKSLFKSSIIGTLYEMDNIKWEKKF